AAGGCTTGCGGCAATTGTTTAATGGCAGTAAAAACTTTTTCCTTGTCCCGCACATCAAATTCGAGGCTATGCACCGGTACATTATAATTTTGTGTCAACTGTTTTTCCAATTCAGCAAGGCGGTCGGCCCGGCGGCCGGTAATAATTATTTTGTAATTATTGGCAGCGAATTTTTCGGCCATTGCTTTTCCAAAACCTGATGTAGCTCCGGTGATTAGTACTGTCTTCATGTGCGGTGAGAAATTTGATGCGAAAGTAATTAAAGAAAGGCAGCAGGCAATAGGCAGTGGGCTCCCGATAGCCATCGGGATTCAGTGGGGAAAAGGCTGCAAGCCACAAGCTTCAAGCATAAAGCCCAAAGGTTAAAGCAAAAAGCAATACACTTCCGGATTTTGGCTTTGGCCTTTAACCTTTCCGCTTTAACCCGTTTTCTTCACTTCAACATTCGATATTCAATATTTGTATTCGCCTTTATCAACCCTGTCAACGTTATCAACGCTATCAACCTACCGCATAATTCAACTTAGCCTTCTTCTAGTTAACCTGTCAACGTGTCAACACGTCAACCAATCAACTTATCTTAACAATATTGCTGTTCCTTTTCTCATAACAACTTTACCGGTATAGTCAGTTCCTTTGGCCATCCAAACATAGGTACCCGGGTCTTGTGGTCTGCCGCTGAGCGAGCCGTCCCAACCAGACTCGGCTGAATAACCTCTGTATACCATCTGGCCCCAGCGGTTGAAAACGCAGAAATAATCGAGGGTGGCTATACCAACCGGTATTGGCCGTAATACATTGTTGCGGCTGCCACCCGGCCGGAATGCATTGGGCACAAAAATATCAGGCGCCGTTTTAAATACTTTGATATTGATGGTATCGAGATCGTAACACCCTTCGGCGGTATAAGCTTTTAACTGGTAGCTGAAATTATCATCCAGCACAGCAACAGGGTTATAAACATCGTTCCGGTTAAGGTGCAACGGTGGTTGCCATTCATAAAAATCAGCCCCCTGCCCGTTTAATTGCAATGGCTGGCCCACCACAACGGAGGTATCTCTGCCCGCAAAAGCAATGATCTCATTTTTCACCTTCACTACAATGGTATCTCTGCCGGGTTTGGGACAGCCCAACGTATCATACACACTAAGCACATACGAAGTTGTTCTCTTGGGCCAGGCAAGTGTGTTCAAACTGTTTGGATTGCTTAAGGTACTAATGGGGCTCCAGATAAAGCGATAGCCCACCATACTGGCATGTATGCTGGCCGTATCGTCATAACAGATCAGCGTATCGGCTCCTGCCCTGGCTATGGGGTATGGGACGGTATACAGAGTTACATCATCTGCCGCAGAACACTTCCCAATATGCGCCACCACATGATATTTGGTGGTTGCTGTTGGCCGCACCCAGGGCTGTTTTACATTGGGATTATCAAAATAGCTGGGAATATCCGAAGTCCATTCAAACTTCAAACCATCGGTTTGCGGATTCAACTGAACTGTATCCGTAAGGCAGATCGTACTGTCTGCTCCGGCATCGAGGGTTACAAAATCAACCACCCGCACCCGTACATCGGCTGTATTCACACAACCATTTTCGTTTAAGGTAACGGTATAGGTAGTGGTAAGCTTGGGCCACACCAGCGGCGTGGCTGTATTTGCATTCATGATATTATAATTGGGCGCCCAGGAAAAGATCCCATTTCCACCGGCGATCAGCTGCAGGGTATCGATGCTGCATATAAGGGTATCGGTAAACGGAAGAGGAATGGCTGGTTTATCCCGCACATCGGCCGGGTTGGTGATGGTGGCCACACAACCTTTGTCACTCTCTACCGTAAGCGTTACTGTTTTAATCCCGGTAGTGCTGTACTTCCAGGTTGGGTTTTGCAGAGTAGATACATCGGTGTTGGTGGTTTCGTCACCAAAATTCCAACTCCATTTAGCTGCATGCCCATATTTTGAAGTAGTTTGATCAATGAACTGCAAAGGCAATAACAGGCAACTGCCCTGTACCGAAAAAGCGGGGAAGAAACCGGGATACACTTTGGCCAGCGTTACTGTCTGGTCTTCACACTGCCCGGCCAGCACTACGTGCAATTTAACGGTATAAGTACCTGTATCGGCATATTGGTGCTGTACCTTGCCTTCCAGATCGGTAGTAGTTGCAGGAGGTGTACCATCGCCAAAATCCCAGGTGTATACCGAGCCGGCGGGGTTTACCTGTTCATTTTTAAAAGTTACCAGGAAGTCGTCGCAAAAAGAATAATTGGGGTTCAACAGGGCTTCCA
The Niastella koreensis GR20-10 genome window above contains:
- a CDS encoding PKD domain-containing protein — encoded protein: MRRSLAIALLLFFGTIQSLFAEHIKGGEMFYEYLGPGSDANTSQYRVTLKLYIDCNATSSGQLDTEIGLTIFDKSTNRQYSTAKAPYVGDVFLKFDPASNPCISNPPTDVCYRVRSFSTVITVPINSDGYTIAYQRCCRINNIVNVQPPSNAVGATYMCEIPGTSVLPDAYKNSSPRFLPNDATAICRGSNFTLSFAATEPDGTDSVAYTFCNGFIGASSSQPSPAVASTPPYSSLNYQSPFNGSAPLGNQVTINSKTGVISGIAPSTIGQYVITVCAYEYRRGVLINIHRKDVHVKVSDCIPLEALLNPNYSFCDDFLVTFKNEQVNPAGSVYTWDFGDGTPPATTTDLEGKVQHQYADTGTYTVKLHVVLAGQCEDQTVTLAKVYPGFFPAFSVQGSCLLLPLQFIDQTTSKYGHAAKWSWNFGDETTNTDVSTLQNPTWKYSTTGIKTVTLTVESDKGCVATITNPADVRDKPAIPLPFTDTLICSIDTLQLIAGGNGIFSWAPNYNIMNANTATPLVWPKLTTTYTVTLNENGCVNTADVRVRVVDFVTLDAGADSTICLTDTVQLNPQTDGLKFEWTSDIPSYFDNPNVKQPWVRPTATTKYHVVAHIGKCSAADDVTLYTVPYPIARAGADTLICYDDTASIHASMVGYRFIWSPISTLSNPNSLNTLAWPKRTTSYVLSVYDTLGCPKPGRDTIVVKVKNEIIAFAGRDTSVVVGQPLQLNGQGADFYEWQPPLHLNRNDVYNPVAVLDDNFSYQLKAYTAEGCYDLDTINIKVFKTAPDIFVPNAFRPGGSRNNVLRPIPVGIATLDYFCVFNRWGQMVYRGYSAESGWDGSLSGRPQDPGTYVWMAKGTDYTGKVVMRKGTAILLR